In Opisthocomus hoazin isolate bOpiHoa1 chromosome 14, bOpiHoa1.hap1, whole genome shotgun sequence, the following proteins share a genomic window:
- the CAPN6 gene encoding calpain-6 isoform X1: MHRSVPEQKDMSSPVKLFRGQKYHELKEQCIQQRWLFEDSEFPASDESLFYQSAPPRKVEWKRPKDLCEDPHLFVNGISSHDLHQGTLGNCWFVAACSCLALRKTLWQRVIPDFNEQEWDPKNPEKYAGIFRFRFWCFGEWTEVVVDDLLPTVDGELIYCHSNVKNEFWSALLEKAYAKLAGSYEALDGGSAADAIVDFTGAVAESIDLVQGKYGEIISEQMKLFEDLLKVHKRGGLISCSITASSGSANEAETGTGLVVGHAYSVTAIRKLRLGERLMFSFKAEKLFMIRLRNPWGKREWSGAWSDNSEEWKKVSSSECKSLGLTLENDGEFWMTFEDWCKNFTDVDICRIVNTSYFSIHKTWEKKMMLGAWAKNSEPLLNRSGGCFDNNETFLQNPQYVFDVKKTEDKVLVSLQQEDRRKYKKEGKGDSIPIGFEIFKVEDNRSYRLHKLTVQERVATSLYINTRTVFLKRILKQGRYVLIPTTYHPGITTKFILRLFTDVPSKLRELKVDKPKMTCWSLLCGYPRRVTQIKIHSAEGLQKQDRSGGADPYVLIKCENQNVRSPVQHDTTSAIFDTQVIFYRKNIDSPIIIQVWNSNILCDQFLGQAVLAASPSDPREQQTLQLRGRGSREAAEVPGHITVKVFSSDDLVEL, translated from the exons GACCTCTGTGAAGACCCCCACCTCTTTGTGAATGGAATCAGCTCCCATGACTTACACCAAGGCACCCTGGGGAACTGCTGGTTTGTGGCTGCATGCTCCTGCTTGGCTCTGCGGAAGACCCTCTGGCAGCGG GTGATTCCAGACTTTAACGAACAAGAATGGGACCCTAAAAACCCAGAGAAATATGCTGGGATTTTCCGTTTCCGTTTCTGGTGCTTTGGAGAATGGACAGAGGTGGTTGTTGATGATCTGCTGCCAACAGTGGATGGGGAGTTGATCTACTGCCATTCCAATGTGAAAAATGAATTCTGGAGCGCATTACTGGAGAAAGCTTATGCAAA ACTGGCTGGATCGTACGAAGCCCTGGATGGAGGCAGCGCTGCGGATGCAATTGTGGATTTCACTGGAGCAGTTGCAGAATCTATTGATTTGGTACAGGGCAAATATGGTGAGATTATTTCTGAGCAGATGAAGCTGTTTGAAGACTTGCTGAAAGTGCATAAAAGAGGCGGGTTGATCAGCTGTTCCATTACG GCTTCCTCTGGCAGTGCCAATGAAGCGGAGACAGGGACAGGTCTTGTCGTCGGCCATGCCTACTCAGTGACTGCAATTCGGAAGCTGCGCCTTGGAGAACGGCTCATGTTCTCTTttaaggcagaaaagctgttcatGATCAGGCTGAGGAATCCCTGGGGAAAAAGAGAGTGGAGCGGCGCCTGGAGCGACAA tTCTGAGGAGTGGAAGAAAGTCAGCAGTTCAGAATGTAAGAGCTTGGGACTCACTCTTGAGAATGATGGAGAGTTCTG GATGACGTTTGAGGACTGGTGTAAGAATTTCACTGATGTGGACATCTGCCGGATTGTGAATACCTCCTACTTCAGTATCCACAAGACCTGGGAGAAGAAAATGATGCTTGGGGCTTGGGCGAAAAATTCAGAGCCCCTGCTAAATCGATCTGGTGGATGCTTTGATAACAACGAGACCTTCCTTCAGAATCCCCAG TATGTCTTTGATGTTAAGAAGACTGAGGACAAAGTGTTGGTCTCATTACAACAGGAGGATCGCCGCAAATacaagaaagaagggaaaggagacAGCATCCCAATTGGCTTTGAAATATTCAAG GTGGAGGATAACAGAAGCTATCGACTGCACAAGCTGACTGTGCAGGAGAGAGTGGCCACATCTCTGTACATCAACACACGCACTGTATTCTTGAAGAGGATCCTTAAACAAGGCCGCTACGTCCTTATCCCAACTACCTATCATCCTGGCATcactaccaaatttatcctgagACTCTTCACAGATGTGCCATCAAAACTCAG GGAGCTGAAGGTCGATAAGCCTAAAATGACATGTTGGAGTCTTCTTTGCGGCTATCCACGCAGAGTCACCCAAATCAAAATTCACTCTGCAGAGGGTTTACAGAAGCAAGACAGATCAGGTG GAGCAGATCCCTATGTGCTTATCAAGTGTGAGAACCAAAACGTGCGCTCCCCTGTGCAACATGATACGACCAGTGCCATCTTCGACACACAAGTGATTTTCTACAGAAAGAACATTGACAGCCCCATCATCATCCAG GTCTGGAACAGCAACATCTTGTGTGACCAGTTCCTCGGACAGGCGGTGCTGGCAGCCTCACCCAGTGACCCCAGAGAACAGCAGACTCTGCAGCTCCGAGGGAGAGGCAGCCGAGAAGCAGCCGAGGTGCCAGGTCACATCACCGTCAAGGTTTTTTCCAGCGATGACCTCGTGGAGCTATGA